Proteins from a genomic interval of Plasmodium reichenowi strain SY57 chromosome 13, whole genome shotgun sequence:
- a CDS encoding hypothetical protein (conserved Plasmodium protein, unknown function) — protein MENNNVYSCNYQMKDENGNSVPQCNTQNELHGMNNTSNNNNQNIIPQNNHYYGNDFNYPKPNYLNNDYNYMAYHNMSRLNYVYPYNPYRNKNYPYGNLPNVYYPNGYYANYCYPNYCYPNYYYPNYYYPNYYYPNNYYAYNNFPHNNFRNNNFRHNNFPHNNIPHNNFPRNNIPHNNIPHNNFPHNNFPHNNFPHNNIPHNNYANNNTYCTLGYHETYSRRKYIDNNVHNLPRNYSYDNMNRTWNCNNFSSMNNMVISTNTESNCMVYTEDTINTTRNMKNYVNNYRSCEINADNNNGSNEQSISDVRETEYGQNKDVHVFEESVRDYTNNDIKERKKNIYFNNNENNYKEIFNEYESNMGNMGNMGNMGNMGNMGNMGNMGNMDNMSNMSNMGNMNNMSNMGNMSNMGNMNNMSNMGNMSNMGNMNNMSNLSIMNSVDSRRENVHITNDVIEIVSELEDNTENIINIDDNSENIYNSDNYTENVYKSDHNSENIINVDDNTENVDNSDNYSHNTYNSDINSINILNIDDNTENVDNSDNYLHNAYNSDVNSINILNIDDNTENVDNSDNYSHNTYNSYVNLINILNIDDDTENVDNSDNYLHNAYNSYVNSINILNIEDNIENMNYSDDILEKNCNSNGNTEHISIADNYTEDVSNIDNYTEDVSNIDNFTEHVSNTDDYIENLTDTDNNKRNETNDTKDINNSFNNNTNENNYTKITTYHNKRNVKSNPLDKLQKHVESIIMKNQVYKHNNESEHVYIDNKKNSPINSNNDDSTETYSDVNKTYEYKNESIKNEVGTDMCNHPNDEKYVNEDNMGNLKKKKKNKKKKNKKNKKNKKNKKNKKNKKNKNAQDCSTSEEVKNNVERNNEEEEIKKNNHINDTRKNEKDTHSNNNMKSVPNYKNKNKNQNKNMFTNMDHMNVMNNIDCINMKKKNYMYNINNMNYMRNVNSKYENYRNYSYYPRASSLPYNNVTMIRRSNAPYVQPFKKIINDNSMNSSNNHFREGSNVNRCTEQNTGANNKEKKFVKSCDENIMKNYQHPEKINTGEKNVSVQGGEECNENTESMNNNTKNVPENYNTKKRNYKNKVGIKNMNDNEKKDNMNGKNDDNNRKNNIKDNGKYEIINSSNVNDVHQVDKINKQETVNCSDISIKLKNNMNSDKDDKDDDNEDDNEDDNDDNEDDNDDNDDNEDDNDDKDDDNEDDNEDDNDDNDDNDDNDDNDDNDDNDDNDDNNDDKDDNDDNDDGNDDYNEDDYNDDDYNNNNLKNNYSLENKNISEKKKTSNVKHMFDSENEIKKNKKFKNVQNCRSQYNNSNHFDKCNNDIFTGMNMKNMNFVNYIKNRKNVHNNNCRNTNYNVMNMEKNKKNIKYKNHTYNMINLNNTNNIKNTYPMNKKFNKNLFYGFGYTNCKYIPIIFDNHKYSNKKENLSLKNDMKVKIKGVAISSNTNENVKYIPQSISNHRHYNKYYNHYNGKTKYEKFRYNSFYKNFDNINWNKRNDKKFSYNTKSNIYNIQDNINNRYNNNDKFKKVHRNIIITLNRPHNYPENTIIYNLNTRKNSSLNNNMRYSYENNKHKKNNDFFKNDKTKSSQNNILRLYNRNNNSNDRIFQNVNNNNNSNIISRNTVNDTTERKNEFNSKEYDKTSDFNKNNTPLNKGCNQGFQDNNRHKNKQNKQNKQNKQNKQNKQNKQNEQNKQNKQNKQNKQNKQNKQNKQNKQNKQNIQNNSLEDKIKIYESDKCNHNGVSKCDIKNLEVSVETNKPKNKSYHYNSNNYNSHIQMSNNERNNSKGKSTRIGNTIIRFDPFVDKKNNKNNNNNKNNNKNNNNNNNNNNNYNNNERNEDAKCLPMKTKPHDIKKNLSICNKNNYHSNNMYNKNTHNYKNVKYNKNKYHKNN, from the coding sequence atgGAGAATAACAATGTGTACTCGTGTAACTACCAGATGAAAGATGAAAATGGAAATTCAGTCCCACAATGTAACACACAAAATGAACTACATGGTATGAATAATAcatcaaataataataatcagAATATTATACCACAGaataatcattattatgGTAATGATTTTAATTATCCTAAACctaattatttaaataatgattaCAATTATATGGCTTATCATAATATGAGTCGTCTCAATTATGTATATCCCTATAATCCttatagaaataaaaattacCCATATGGTAATTTGCCGAACGTCTATTATCCAAATGGTTATTATGCAAATTATTGTTATCCAAATTATTGTTATccaaattattattatccaaattattattatccaaattattattatcctaataattattatgcatataataattttccacataataattttcgaaataataattttcgacataataattttccacataataatattccgcataataattttccacgtaataatattccgcataataatattccgcataataattttccacataataattttccacataataattttccACATAATAACATTCCGCATAATAATTATGCAAACAATAATACATATTGTACACTTGGTTATCACGAGACATATAGCCGGAGGAAGTATATAGATAACAATGTACATAATTTACCAAGAAATTATTCTTATGATAACATGAACAGAACATGGAATTGTAACAATTTTTCTAGTATGAACAATATGGTTATATCTACAAATACAGAATCTAATTGCATGGTGTATACTGAAGATACTATTAACACTACACGTAATATGAAgaattatgtaaataattatagAAGTTGCGAAATTAATGCGGACAACAATAATGGTAGCAATGAACAATCTATCTCTGATGTGAGGGAAACGGAATATGGACAAAACAAAGATGTTCATGTTTTTGAGGAAAGTGTAAGGGATTACACAAACAATGATAttaaagaaagaaaaaaaaatatttattttaataataatgagaataattataaagagatatttaatgaatatGAAAGTAATATGGGCAATATGGGCAATATGGGCAATATGGGCAATATGGGCAATATGGGCAATATGGGCAATATGGGCAATATGGATAATATGAGCAATATGAGCAATATGGgtaatatgaacaatatgaGCAATATGGGTAATATGAGCAATATGGgtaatatgaacaatatgaGCAATATGGGTAATATGAGCAATATGGgtaatatgaacaatatgaGCAATTTGAGCATTATGAACAGTGTGGATAGTAGAAGAGAAAATGTGCATATTACAAATGATGTCATCGAAATAGTTAGTGAATTGGAAGATAACAcagaaaatataattaatatagaTGACAACTcagaaaatatatataattcagATAATTACACagaaaatgtatataaatctGATCATAACTctgaaaatataattaatgtAGATGATAATACAGAAAATGTAGATAATTCAGATAATTACTCACacaatacatataattCAGATATCAattcaataaatatactTAATATAGATGATAATACAGAAAATGTAGATAATTCAGATAATTACTTACACAATGCATATAATTCAGATGTCAattcaataaatatactTAATATAGATGATAATACAGAAAATGTAGATAATTCAGATAATTACTCACacaatacatataattcatatgtcaatttaataaatatacttAATATAGATGATGACACAGAAAATGTAGATAATTCAGATAACTACTTACACAATGcatataattcatatgtcaattcaataaatatactTAATATTGAAGATAACATTGAAAACATGAATTATTCAGATgatatattagaaaaaaattgtaattCCAATGGAAATACGGAACATATATCTATCGCAGATAATTACACAGAAGATGTGAGCAACATAGATAATTACACAGAAGATGTGAGCAACATAGATAATTTCACAGAACATGTGAGCAATACAGATGATTACATAGAGAATCTAACCGATACAGATAACAACAAAAGAAACGAGACTAATGATACAAAAGATATTAACaattcatttaataataatactaatGAGAATAATTATACTAAAATAACAACATATCATAATAAGAGAAACGTGAAATCTAACCCTTTAGATAAACTACAGAAGCATGTGGAAAgtataattatgaaaaatcaagtatataaacataataatgaaaGTGAACATGTGTATATCGACAATAAGAAAAACTCACCAATTAATtcaaataatgatgatagTACTGAAACATATTCAGACGTGAATAAaacatatgaatataaaaatgaatcgattaaaaatgaagtaGGAACTGATATGTGTAATCATCcaaatgatgaaaaatatgtaaatgaGGATAATATGGGAAATctaaaaaagaaaaaaaaaaataagaaaaaaaaaaataaaaaaaataaaaaaaataaaaaaaataaaaaaaataaaaaaaataaaaaaaataaaaatgcACAAGATTGTAGCACGAGTGAAGAagttaaaaataatgtggaaagaaataatgaggaagaagaaattaaaaaaaataatcatataaatgatacaagaaaaaatgaaaaggaTACTCATTCtaataacaatatgaaAAGTGTTCcgaattataaaaataagaacaagaatcaaaataaaaatatgtttacTAATATGGACCATATGAATGTGATGAATAACATTGATTGCATtaatatgaagaaaaagaattatatgtataatataaataatatgaattatatgCGTAATGTGAATAGTAAGTATGAAAATTATAgaaattattcatattatccAAGAGCATCCAGTTTACCATATAACAATGTAACTATGATAAGAAGGTCAAATGCACCATATGTTCAACcctttaaaaaaataatcaacGATAACTCTATGAATAGTTCAAATAATCATTTTAGGGAAGGTTCTAATGTAAATAGATGTACAGAACAGAATACAGGAGCTAAcaataaagaaaaaaaatttgtaaaatcttgtgatgaaaatattatgaaaaattatcaaCATCCGGAAAAAATCAACACTGGAGAAAAGAATGTGTCTGTTCAAGGGGGTGAGGAATGTAATGAGAATACAGAATCAATGAATAATAACACAAAAAATGTACCggaaaattataatacaaagaaaagaaattataaaaataaagttggcattaaaaatatgaacgATAACGAAAAGAAAGATAATATGAATGGcaaaaatgatgataacaataggaaaaataatataaaagataatgGCAAGtatgaaattattaattcttCAAATGTGAATGATGTACATCAAGTtgataaaattaataaacaGGAAACAGTCAACTGTAGTGATATTAgcataaaattaaaaaataatatgaacagTGATAAGGATGATAAggatgatgataatgagGATGATAATGAggatgataatgatgataatgaggatgataatgatgataatgatgataatgaggatgataatgatgataaggatgatgataatgagGATGATAATGAGGATGATAACGATGATAAcgatgataatgatgataacgatgataatgatgataacGATGATAAcgatgataatgatgataataatgatgataagGATGATAAcgatgataatgatgatggTAACGATGATTATAATGAAGATgattataatgatgatgattataataataataatttaaagaACAATTATTctttagaaaataaaaatataagtgAAAAGAAGAAAACATCGAATGTCAAACATATGTTTGATTCTGAAAATGagataaaaaagaataagaAGTTTAAAAATGTTCAAAATTGTCGAAGtcaatataataatagtaatcattttgataaatgtaataatgatattttCACTGGAatgaatatgaaaaatatgaattttgtaaattatattaaaaatagaaaaaatgtGCATAACAATAATTGTAGGAATACAAACTATAATGTTATGAATATGGAAAagaataagaaaaatataaaatataagaacCATACATATAACATGATAAATctaaataatacaaataatataaagaatacATATCCAATGAATAAgaaatttaataaaaatttattttatggATTTGGATATACCAATTGTAAATATATCCCAATTATATTTGATAATCATAAATATtctaataaaaaagaaaatttatCTTTAAAAAACGACATgaaagtaaaaataaaaggaGTAGCTATAAGCAGtaatacaaatgaaaatgtaaaatatataccCCAATCTATATCGAATCATAgacattataataaatattataatcattataatGGAAAAACgaaatatgaaaaatttagatataattctttttacaaaaattttgataatattaattggaataaaagaaatgataaaaagtttagttataatacaaaatcaaatatttataacattcaagataatattaataatagatataataataatgataaatttAAGAAGGTCCATAGGAATATAATCATAACACTGAACAGACCACATAATTATCCAGAAAatactattatatataatttaaatacaAGAAAGAACTCatctttaaataataatatgagGTATTCTTATGagaataataaacataaaaaaaacaatgACTTCTTCAAAAATGATAAAACCAAATCCtcacaaaataatatattacgCCTTTATAATAGAAACAATAATTCAAACGATAGAATATTTCAAAATgtaaacaataataataattcaaacATAATCTCAAGGAACACTGTAAACGATACAAcagaaagaaaaaatgaatttaatAGTAAAGAATATGATAAAACATCTGATttcaataaaaataatactCCCTTAAACAAAGGATGTAATCAAGGGTTTCAAGATAATAATAGGCacaaaaataaacaaaacaaacaaaacaaacaaaacaaacaaaacaaacaaaataaacaaaataaacaaaacgaacaaaataaacaaaacaaacaaaataaacaaaacaaacaaaataaacaaaataaacaaaacaaacaaaataaacaaaataaacaaaatattcaGAACAACTCTTTagaagataaaataaaaatatatgaatcAGACAAATGTAATCATAATGGTGTTTCCAAATGTGACATAAAGAATTTAGAGGTAAGTGTAGAAACAAACAAACCCAAAAATAAAtcttatcattataatagtaataacTACAATTCACATATACAAATGAGTAATAATGAAAGAAACAATTCTAAAGGGAAAAGTACAAGAATTGGAAATACTATAATTAGGTTTGACCCTTTTGTggataaaaagaataataaaaataacaataacaataaaaataacaataaaaataacaataacaataacaataacaataacaattataataataatgaaagGAATGAGGATGCTAAGTGCTTACCTATGAAAACAAAACCACATGATATTAAGAAAAATCTATctatatgtaataaaaacaattatcatagtaataatatgtataataagaacacacataattataaaaatgttaaatataataaaaataaatatcacaaaaataattaa
- a CDS encoding hypothetical protein (conserved Plasmodium protein, unknown function), whose protein sequence is MESLDERWNNQVDNFHIKVNKLRCDMNEYKKGCYNTYNLRNNKNDVYPHLQNNNMKRRELINMNNNYEIKNYLKKPHNQTYILKDNKYVNVDDVTFPVSKNIANKVIKTNDEKILENKCCFKLNVRNKRKNEKVIKINEKRWLIATKHVKIERVNKTGVEQCEEKNKKDKNRYIYLEGEEGNLHLYPMYSDSEVGFENISHIEDESLSKVKKENQDDDDIMTTKHLAQWSSDIVHKYLEEAIEKSKSIFQNCNMESRQEEIFKRIKL, encoded by the exons ATGGAAAGTTTAGATGAGAGATGGAATAATCAGGTTgataattttcatattaaaGTAAATAAACTAAGATGTGATATGAATGAATATAAGAAGGGATGTTATAATACGTACAACCTAcgaaataataaaaatgacGTATATCCACActtacaaaataataatatgaaaagaaGAGAAttgataaatatgaataataattatgaaataaaaaattatctaAAGAAACCACATAATCAAAcgtatattttaaaagacaataaatatgttaatGTTGATGATGTAACCTTTCCTGTATCTAAAAATATTGCAAACAAGGTgataaaaacaaatgatgaaaaaatattggAAAACAAGTGTTGTTTCAAATTGAATGttagaaataaaagaaaaaatgaaaaggtCATCAAAATTAATGAGAAGCGTTGGTTGATag CTACCAAACATGTAAAGATAGAAAGGGTAAACAAAACTGGTGTTGAACAATgtgaagaaaaaaataaaaaggacaaaaatagatatatatatttagaaGGGGAAGAGG gCAATTTGCATTTATATCCAATGTATTCAGACTCAGAAGTGGGGtttgaaaatatttctCATATTGAAGATGAAAGCTTATCaaaagtaaaaaaagaaaatcaagatgatgatgatattaTGACTACAAAACATCTAGCTCAATGGAGTTCAGATATTGTACATAAATATCTTGAAGAAGCCATTGAAAAATCAAAGTCTATTTTCCAAAATTGCAATATGGAATCTCGACaagaagaaatatttaagaggatcaaattataa
- a CDS encoding exonuclease, putative, producing MTSHISYNKIRENRNIRKVLKVFNFCSLNRFSWYREDMRLHNVIYRKNYEYIYYNCIIRKYSRNYISTRNNIYIKNKIYDIIPYLCKGKDVKNITSNIIFYILQHLSTKNVVNSNEYKDNIKKIYFNLLKCYHKIFEYNNEYGEYIFSLFNDDIIISVSPSLRKKQKNIIQDILLNSLHFFFQNNITYKNKLNINLMCEIINYPKFLYVLHSINYDMNILKQNISVQNVDYLFSKYINKTNIYITTAIQFASFFKNDNMNIFTPFKQHATFNYFLLLEHIVNKQLKNTLFLLLNDIECNRLKQEMLLYLLSSDDITGMCLNEWSHLAAKQYLLMNKYENNLKENITDEEINVNILKRSIDYVKDYVDDNDLYMEYFNLPEHVKNVKYIKCVDDFNNMIITIKEELKNHWKNNIYNKKNMVNYKNDDDYNDNILTYEYINDRLRKEKKRYYIGIDIEWDSYKKKKNTVSVLSISTNNKIYIIDLYFIDYNYKFIIYKFFKWLLENPFIYKLFFNFPSDMKIMSSYFQNISHLNIYNNIIDLNNNIYIYSGKEEVTPSYKNYNILYFETLNRDMIQSNDVHLFKELVHSTPYNFHKKLMNKIKTNNNNINITNKQMFKLNVKSLNDLCIKILNKKLNKKFQLANWNIRPLNQEQIIYACIDSYVLIKIEEMLIEKGYMSTCDSNNNQMMNLFVQKYKFKDSTWE from the exons aTGACATCACATATTAGTTACAATAAAATCAGAGAAAACAGGAACATAAGAAAGGTACTGAAggtttttaatttttgttcATTAAATAGATTCTCATGGTACAGAGAAGATATGAGATTACATAATGTGATATATAGAAAgaattatgaatatatttattataattgtattataagaaaatatagtagaaattatatttctacacgtaataatatatatataaaaaataaaatatatgatataatacCATATTTATGTAAAGGTAAAgatgtaaaaaatataacaagtaatataatattttatattttacaacATTTAAGTACAAAAAATGTTGTTAATAGTAATGAATATaaggataatataaaaaaaatatattttaatttattgaaatgttatcataaaatttttgaatataataatgaatatggagaatatatatttagtctgtttaatgatgatataattatatCTGTTAGTCCGTctttaagaaaaaaacaaaaaaatattatacaagatatattattgaaTAGCTtacatttctttttccaaaataatataacatataaaaataaattaaatataaatttgatgtgtgaaataattaattatcCAAAGTTTCTGTATGTATTACATTCTATTAATTAtgatatgaatatattaaaacaaaatataagtGTACAAAATGTagattatttattttctaagtatattaataaaacaaatatatatattactacAGCAATTCAATTCgcttcattttttaaaaatgacAACATGAATATTTTCACACCATTTAAGCAACACGCCACatttaattatttcttattattagaaCATATAGTTAATAAGCAGTTGAAAAATACtctctttttattattaaacGATATTGAGTGTAATCGGTTAAAGCAGGAAATGCTTTTGTACCTGCTATCTTCGGATGATATTAcag GTATGTGCTTAAACGAATGGAGTCATTTAGCAGCAAAGCAATATTTACTTATGAACAAGTATGAAAATAATCttaaggaaaatataactgatgaagaaataaatgttaatattttgaaaagATCAATTGATTATGTTAAGGATTACGTTGATGATAACGATTTATATATggaatattttaatttacCTGAACACGTTAAAAATGTGAAGTACATAAAATGTGTTGAtgattttaataatatgattataaCGATAAAAGAGGAGCTAAAGAATCATtggaaaaataatatatacaataaaaagaatatggttaattataaaaatgatgatgattataatgataatatattaacatacgaatatattaatgatagactgagaaaagaaaaaaaaagatattatatagGTATAGATATCGAATGGGAtagttataaaaaaaaaaaaaatactgTTAGTGTTTTATCTATTtcaacaaataataaaatatatataatagatttatattttattgattataattataaatttataatatataagttTTTTAAATGGTTATTAGAAAATCcgtttatatataaattgttttttaattttccttcggatatgaaaataatgtcttcatattttcaaaacatatcacatttaaatatatacaacaatattatagatttaaataataatatatatatatattcagGAAAAGAGGAAGTAACACCTTCTTAtaagaattataatattttatattttgaaacATTGAATAGAGATATGATTCAATCAAATGATGTACATTTATTCAAAGAATTAGTACATTCTACAccttataattttcataagaagttaatgaataaaataaaaaccaataataataatattaatataacaaacaaacaaatGTTCAAATTAAATGTTAAAAGTTTAAATGATTTATGtataaagatattaaataaaaaattaaataaaaaatttcaGTTAGCTAACTGGAATATAAGACCACTTAACCAagaacaaataatatatgcaTGTATTGATTCatatgttttaataaaGATAGAAGAAATGTTGATAGAAAAAGGTTATATGTCTACATGTGACTCTAACAACAATCAAATGATGAATTTATTTgttcaaaaatataagttCAAAGATAGTACATGGGAAtga